A window from Primulina huaijiensis isolate GDHJ02 chromosome 11, ASM1229523v2, whole genome shotgun sequence encodes these proteins:
- the LOC140987825 gene encoding ras-related protein RABA2a-like, whose translation MCVQFNHFHHNNYAYVPSKVTLTDYFKLDLILLYLFLESTTDSEAEKVGIFKKMARRPDEDYDYLFKVVLIGDSGVGKSNLLSRFTRNEFCLESKSTIGVEFATRTLQVEGRTVKAQIWDTAGQERYRAITSAYYRGALGALLVYDVTKPTTFENVSRWLKELRDHADSNIVIMLIGNKTDLKHLRAVATEDAQGFSETEGLSFIETSALEATNVEKSFQTILSEIYRIISKKSISSNEPGPTSIKEGTALVVGPQDSNTKSTCCSTS comes from the exons ATGTGTGTACAGTTCAATCATTTCCACCACAATAATTATGCTTATGTTCCTTCGAAAGTAACCCTCACCGATTATTTTAAGCTCGATCTGATTTTACTATATCTTTTTCTTGAATCAACGACCGATTCCGAGGCCGAAAAAGTCggaatctttaaaaaaatggcGAGAAGACCTGATGAGGACTACGATTACTTGTTTAAGGTGGTATTAATCGGCGATTCGGGCGTGGGTAAGTCGAATCTGCTGTCTCGATTCACTCGGAATGAGTTCTGCTTGGAATCTAAGTCCACGATCGGTGTTGAATTCGCCACACGCACTCTCCAG GTTGAGGGAAGAACTGTAAAGGCTCAAATATGGGACACTGCTGGCCAAGAAAGATACAGAGCCATAACAAGTGCATATTACCGTGGTGCCCTAGGAGCTCTTCTTGTGTATGATGTGACTAAACCAACTACATTTGAGAACGTCAGTCGCTGGCTGAAGGAGCTTAGGGACCATGCTGACTCAAACATTGTTATCATGCTTATAGGAAATAAGACTGATCTTAAGCATCTTAGAGCCGTTGCCACAGAGGATGCTCAAGGATTTTCTGAAACAGAGGGGCTTTCTTTCATTGAAACATCTGCTTTGGAAGCTACCAATGTCGAGAAGTCTTTCCAGACCATCCTATCAGAAATATATCGAATAATCAGCAAAAAGTCAATCTCCTCAAATGAACCTGGACCTACTAGCATCAAAGAAGGGACCGCCCTTGTAGTTGGCCCTCAAGATTCCAACACGAAGAGTACATGTTGTTCTACATCCTAA
- the LOC140988160 gene encoding uncharacterized protein At5g08430-like isoform X1 translates to MGSSKLGKEKVLKKELVAEDWCFVCKDGGFVRICDYKQCLKSYHPSCVGKNDSFLESEDHWTCNWHTCFLCRRSACHHCYTCAKAVCHHCLPTADFLQVKGKNGFCSHCLKLALLVEENKDYDSDGELVDFKDRETYEGLFKEYYQIIKENEGFEICHIYAAKDREKARKNYNSGAGSLELDEDDVEDEEEISDYDGSDHEKTRKRIPKSVKKSHIKPNKKEFIGWGSRTIIEFLGSIGTSTSEVLSQRDVTDIVNGYVLENKLLHLKKRKMVVCDERLQPLFGKTMISKYRIYDLLEDHFTENHDDSEENYMVYDLEEAKELTNPVCKRRRKFDSEIESLKYERERSVPQSVFASISVDNVKLVYLKRSLLYELLKHPESFEGKVIGCFVRIKSDSYDYCAKNSHRLMQVKGIKSVSNGESNSEVVLCFSAFPKEVHIRLLSDNDFSEEECTELRQKTLAGLLMKPTVVELQQKARVLHEDLTKHWINKELGLLQRLIDRANEKGHRREYPFPMLMYTEN, encoded by the exons ATGGGGAGTAGTAAACTAGGGAAGGAGAAGGTGTTAAAGAAGGAACTAGTTGCTGAGGACTGGTGCTTCGTGTGTAAAGACGGTGGCTTCGTTCGAATTTGCGATTACAA GCAATGTCTAAAATCTTATCATCCTAGCTGTGTGGGGAAGAACGATTCATTTTTGGAAAGTGAGGACCACTGGACTTGCA aTTGGCATACTTGCTTCCTGTGCCGCAGATCTGCCTGTCATCATTGTTACACTTGTGCAAAGGCAGTGTGCCATCATTGTCTTCCTACTGCTGACTTTTTGCAAGTTAAGGGAAAAAATGGATTCTGCAGTCACTGCCTAAAGCTTGCTTTACTTGTTGAAGAAAACAAGGACTATGACTCTGATGGG GAATTGGTGGATTTTAAAGATCGAGAAACATACGAGGGTTTATTCAAGGAATATTATCAGATTATTAAAGAGAACGAAGGATTTGAAATATGCCATATTTATGCTGCAAAAGATCGGGAAAAGGCTAGAAAGAACTATAATTCCGGCGCTGGCTCCTTGGAACTTGACGAAGATGAtgttgaagatgaagaagagatATCTGATTATGATGGCTCGGATCATGAGAAGACGAGGAAGAGAATACCAAAATCTGTGAAGAAAAGCCACATAAAACCCAATAAAAAGGAGTTCATCGGTTGGGGTTCGAGAACCATAATTGAATTTCTTGGATCAATTGGTACAAGCACGAGTGAAGTATTATCACAGCGTGACGTGACAGACATTGTAAATGGGTATGTTCTAGAAAATAAACTCCTCCatttgaagaaaagaaagatgGTGGTATGTGATGAACGATTACAACCTTTATTTGGGAAAACGATGATAAGCAAGTATAGAATATACGACCTTTTGGAGGATCATTTTACCGAGAACCATGATGATTCGGAAGAAAATTATATGGTATATGATTTAGAGGAAGCTAAAGAATTGACTAATCCTGTATGCAAACGACGAAGAAAGTTTGACTCGGAGATAGAATCGTTGAAATATGAGAGAGAACGTAGTGTGCCTCAAAGTGTTTTTGCATCGATTAGTGTTGATAATGTGAAACTTGTTTACCTGAAGAGAAGCTTGCTATATGAGCTACTCAAGCATCCTGAGTCGTTTGAAGGAAAGGTGATAGGATGCTTTGTTCGAATTAAATCAGATTCATATGATTACTGTGCAAAAAATTCTCATCGGCTTATGCAAGTCAAAG GCATAAAATCAGTTTCCAATGGTGAAAGCAATTCAGAGGTTGTCCTTTGTTTTTCTGCCTTTCCGAAAGAAGTTCATATAAGGCTGCTTTCAGATAATGATTTTTCAGAG GAAGAGTGTACCGAACTAAGGCAAAAAACGCTTGCTGGTCTGCTCATGAAGCCTACAGTG GTGGAGCTTCAACAGAAGGCCAGAGTTCTTCATGAAGATTTAACAAAACAt TGGATCAATAAAGAGCTGGGATTGCTGCAAAGACTCATTGACCGAGCCAACGAGAAAGGACATAGACGCGAATATCCTTTCCCGATGTTAATGTATACAGAAAACTAG
- the LOC140988160 gene encoding zinc finger CCCH domain-containing protein 44-like isoform X2, translating to MGSSKLGKEKVLKKELVAEDWCFVCKDGGFVRICDYKQCLKSYHPSCVGKNDSFLESEDHWTCNWHTCFLCRRSACHHCYTCAKAVCHHCLPTADFLQVKGKNGFCSHCLKLALLVEENKDYDSDGELVDFKDRETYEGLFKEYYQIIKENEGFEICHIYAAKDREKARKNYNSGAGSLELDEDDVEDEEEISDYDGSDHEKTRKRIPKSVKKSHIKPNKKEFIGWGSRTIIEFLGSIGTSTSEVLSQRDVTDIVNGYVLENKLLHLKKRKMVVCDERLQPLFGKTMISKYRIYDLLEDHFTENHDDSEENYMVYDLEEAKELTNPVCKRRRKFDSEIESLKYERERSVPQSVFASISVDNVKLVYLKRSLLYELLKHPESFEGKVIGCFVRIKSDSYDYCAKNSHRLMQVKGIKSVSNGESNSEVVLCFSAFPKEVHIRLLSDNDFSEQYRSFQVSKSIEAFPALHPTGT from the exons ATGGGGAGTAGTAAACTAGGGAAGGAGAAGGTGTTAAAGAAGGAACTAGTTGCTGAGGACTGGTGCTTCGTGTGTAAAGACGGTGGCTTCGTTCGAATTTGCGATTACAA GCAATGTCTAAAATCTTATCATCCTAGCTGTGTGGGGAAGAACGATTCATTTTTGGAAAGTGAGGACCACTGGACTTGCA aTTGGCATACTTGCTTCCTGTGCCGCAGATCTGCCTGTCATCATTGTTACACTTGTGCAAAGGCAGTGTGCCATCATTGTCTTCCTACTGCTGACTTTTTGCAAGTTAAGGGAAAAAATGGATTCTGCAGTCACTGCCTAAAGCTTGCTTTACTTGTTGAAGAAAACAAGGACTATGACTCTGATGGG GAATTGGTGGATTTTAAAGATCGAGAAACATACGAGGGTTTATTCAAGGAATATTATCAGATTATTAAAGAGAACGAAGGATTTGAAATATGCCATATTTATGCTGCAAAAGATCGGGAAAAGGCTAGAAAGAACTATAATTCCGGCGCTGGCTCCTTGGAACTTGACGAAGATGAtgttgaagatgaagaagagatATCTGATTATGATGGCTCGGATCATGAGAAGACGAGGAAGAGAATACCAAAATCTGTGAAGAAAAGCCACATAAAACCCAATAAAAAGGAGTTCATCGGTTGGGGTTCGAGAACCATAATTGAATTTCTTGGATCAATTGGTACAAGCACGAGTGAAGTATTATCACAGCGTGACGTGACAGACATTGTAAATGGGTATGTTCTAGAAAATAAACTCCTCCatttgaagaaaagaaagatgGTGGTATGTGATGAACGATTACAACCTTTATTTGGGAAAACGATGATAAGCAAGTATAGAATATACGACCTTTTGGAGGATCATTTTACCGAGAACCATGATGATTCGGAAGAAAATTATATGGTATATGATTTAGAGGAAGCTAAAGAATTGACTAATCCTGTATGCAAACGACGAAGAAAGTTTGACTCGGAGATAGAATCGTTGAAATATGAGAGAGAACGTAGTGTGCCTCAAAGTGTTTTTGCATCGATTAGTGTTGATAATGTGAAACTTGTTTACCTGAAGAGAAGCTTGCTATATGAGCTACTCAAGCATCCTGAGTCGTTTGAAGGAAAGGTGATAGGATGCTTTGTTCGAATTAAATCAGATTCATATGATTACTGTGCAAAAAATTCTCATCGGCTTATGCAAGTCAAAG GCATAAAATCAGTTTCCAATGGTGAAAGCAATTCAGAGGTTGTCCTTTGTTTTTCTGCCTTTCCGAAAGAAGTTCATATAAGGCTGCTTTCAGATAATGATTTTTCAGAG CAATACAGATCTTTTCAAGTATCCAAGTCCATAGAAGCTTTTCCAGCACTACATCCAACTGGAACATGA
- the LOC140988682 gene encoding uncharacterized protein isoform X1 — translation MEMFNSVSLLSDPKSRSCLCSFVVCASLICGVFFVGSAWLGTETFELSPGFGLNRTQKYIDSNNCKESPKPNSIEKVATEDIRPAKCKRECRPVVTEALPKGIVSATSNLEVIPLTGPITEKGETTHSRNLLAVAVGIKQKTLVNKIVHKFLANDFVVMLFHYDGVVESWNEGCGDKVIHVSAINQTKWWFAKRFLHPDIVAEYEYIFLWDEDLGVEYFHPERYVSIIKEEGLEISQPALDSRKSEVHHQITVRRSRTRVHRRYYKFTGGGRCYDNSTTPPCVGWVEMMAPVFSRAAWRCVWYMIQNDLIHAWGLDVQLGYCAQGDRTVKVGVVDEEYIIHFGLPTLGGLSNENKTSSESSHSKNVSDSEPLATSVKYKIDNRSAVRLRSYNEMKIFKNRWDNAVKEDDCWVDPFKQTR, via the exons ATGGAGATGTTCAATTCT GTTTCTCTATTGTCAGATCCTAAAAGCAGATCATGTCTCTGCAGTTTCGTCGTGTGTGCGTCTTTGATTTGTGGTGTTTTCTTTGTGGGAAGTGCATGGCTGGGGACTGAAACTTTCGAG TTATCACCTGGATTTGGTTTGAACAGGACACAGAAGTATATAGACTCTAATAACTGCAAG GAATCACCAAAACCGAACTCAATAGAAAAAGTGGCAACAGAGGATATACGTCCTGCAAAATGCAAA AGAGAATGCAGGCCTGTTGTTACTGAAGCTTTGCCAAAAGGAATCGTTTCAGCAACATCGAACTTGGAAGTGATCCCCCTAACAGGTCCCATAACGGAGAAA GGTGAGACAACACATTCAAGAAATTTGTTGGCTGTTGCAGTTGGGATAAAGCAAAAAACATTGGTAAACAAAATTGTTCACAAG TTTTTGGCAAATGATTTTGTCGTGATGCTTTTTCACTATGATGGAGTTGTTGAAAGTTGGAATGAGGGATGCGGCGACAAAGTCATTCACGTCTCTGCTATAAATCAAACAAAATG GTGGTTTGCCAAACGGTTTCTACATCCTGATATTGTTGCTGAATATGAATATATCTTTTTGTGGGATGAAGACCTAGGAGTCGAATATTTTCATCCGGAAAG ATATGTATCAATTATCAAGGAAGAGGGACTTGAAATTTCACAACCCGCTCTTGATTCTCGTAAATCCGAGGTGCATCATCAAATTACAGTCCGCAGAAGTAGAACAAGGGTGCACAG GAGATACTATAAGTTTACAGGCGGTGGAAGGTGTTACGACAACAGTACAACTCCTCCCTGTGTTGG TTGGGTTGAGATGATGGCTCCCGTGTTTTCAAGAGCAGCTTGGCGCTGTGTGTGGTATATGATCCAG AATGACTTGATCCACGCTTGGGGCCTCGATGTGCAGCTTGGTTATTGTGCACAG GGTGATCGTACGGTTAAAGTTGGTGTGGTCGACGAAGAGTATATAATTCATTTTGGTCTTCCTACGCTTGGTGGTCTTTCTAATGAAAACAAG ACGAGCTCAGAATCGTCACATTCAAAAAACGTGTCAGATTCGGAACCACTG GCAACTTCGGTTAAATACAAGATCGACAACAGATCAGCT GTTCGTCTACGATCCTACAATGAAATGAAGATATTTAAGAACAGATGGGATAATGCAGTCAAAGAGGACGACTGTTGGGTCGACCCGTTTAAACAAACACGATAA
- the LOC140988682 gene encoding uncharacterized protein isoform X2 gives MVSLLSDPKSRSCLCSFVVCASLICGVFFVGSAWLGTETFELSPGFGLNRTQKYIDSNNCKESPKPNSIEKVATEDIRPAKCKRECRPVVTEALPKGIVSATSNLEVIPLTGPITEKGETTHSRNLLAVAVGIKQKTLVNKIVHKFLANDFVVMLFHYDGVVESWNEGCGDKVIHVSAINQTKWWFAKRFLHPDIVAEYEYIFLWDEDLGVEYFHPERYVSIIKEEGLEISQPALDSRKSEVHHQITVRRSRTRVHRRYYKFTGGGRCYDNSTTPPCVGWVEMMAPVFSRAAWRCVWYMIQNDLIHAWGLDVQLGYCAQGDRTVKVGVVDEEYIIHFGLPTLGGLSNENKTSSESSHSKNVSDSEPLATSVKYKIDNRSAVRLRSYNEMKIFKNRWDNAVKEDDCWVDPFKQTR, from the exons ATG GTTTCTCTATTGTCAGATCCTAAAAGCAGATCATGTCTCTGCAGTTTCGTCGTGTGTGCGTCTTTGATTTGTGGTGTTTTCTTTGTGGGAAGTGCATGGCTGGGGACTGAAACTTTCGAG TTATCACCTGGATTTGGTTTGAACAGGACACAGAAGTATATAGACTCTAATAACTGCAAG GAATCACCAAAACCGAACTCAATAGAAAAAGTGGCAACAGAGGATATACGTCCTGCAAAATGCAAA AGAGAATGCAGGCCTGTTGTTACTGAAGCTTTGCCAAAAGGAATCGTTTCAGCAACATCGAACTTGGAAGTGATCCCCCTAACAGGTCCCATAACGGAGAAA GGTGAGACAACACATTCAAGAAATTTGTTGGCTGTTGCAGTTGGGATAAAGCAAAAAACATTGGTAAACAAAATTGTTCACAAG TTTTTGGCAAATGATTTTGTCGTGATGCTTTTTCACTATGATGGAGTTGTTGAAAGTTGGAATGAGGGATGCGGCGACAAAGTCATTCACGTCTCTGCTATAAATCAAACAAAATG GTGGTTTGCCAAACGGTTTCTACATCCTGATATTGTTGCTGAATATGAATATATCTTTTTGTGGGATGAAGACCTAGGAGTCGAATATTTTCATCCGGAAAG ATATGTATCAATTATCAAGGAAGAGGGACTTGAAATTTCACAACCCGCTCTTGATTCTCGTAAATCCGAGGTGCATCATCAAATTACAGTCCGCAGAAGTAGAACAAGGGTGCACAG GAGATACTATAAGTTTACAGGCGGTGGAAGGTGTTACGACAACAGTACAACTCCTCCCTGTGTTGG TTGGGTTGAGATGATGGCTCCCGTGTTTTCAAGAGCAGCTTGGCGCTGTGTGTGGTATATGATCCAG AATGACTTGATCCACGCTTGGGGCCTCGATGTGCAGCTTGGTTATTGTGCACAG GGTGATCGTACGGTTAAAGTTGGTGTGGTCGACGAAGAGTATATAATTCATTTTGGTCTTCCTACGCTTGGTGGTCTTTCTAATGAAAACAAG ACGAGCTCAGAATCGTCACATTCAAAAAACGTGTCAGATTCGGAACCACTG GCAACTTCGGTTAAATACAAGATCGACAACAGATCAGCT GTTCGTCTACGATCCTACAATGAAATGAAGATATTTAAGAACAGATGGGATAATGCAGTCAAAGAGGACGACTGTTGGGTCGACCCGTTTAAACAAACACGATAA